In Elusimicrobiota bacterium, the genomic stretch CCAACAGATACTTCAATCAGGAACAAAACAATTACAAAAAATTCGTGGCAAAAAAATCGGTTTTATTTTTCAGGACCCGTTGTCTTCGCTAAACCCTGTTATAAAAATCGGTGAACAGCTCAGAGAAACACTTAAAATACACGGTGCGGTTTCTACAGATGCCGAAATTGAAAAACTGCTGAAAATGGTTCAATTGGACAATCCAGAAAGAATCATAAATTCTTATCCACACCAACTTTCGGGCGGAATGAGACAGCGTGTTATGATTGCTCAAGCACTCGTACCATCTCCAGAAATCCTTATCGCAGATGAGCCAACTACAGCACTGGATACTACAATCCAGAAAGAGATTTTAGAACTTATTAAAAAACTTAGAAGTGAACTTAATCTAACCGTTCTTTTTATTACTCATAATTTTGCTATTGCCTCTGATATCTGTAACAGAATTATTGTAATCTATGCTGGTGAAATTGTTGAAGCGGGAACCACAACTGAAATTCTGAAATATCCTGAACATCCGTATACAAAAGCGCTTTTATCAGCAATCCCTAAACGGGCTATAAAACAAACGAGATTCACTACAATTGCAGGAAGTGTGTCTGATTTAATTATGTTCCCACAGGGTTGTAAATTTCAGACCAGATGTCCAAAAAAAATTGAGAAATGTATAATAGAACAACCGCAATTAAAACCCAAAGGTACAAAATTATTGAGATGTTTTAATCTATGAAAAAAAGAATAAAAAATTGGATAATTTTTGTTTTTATACTTACTTTCTTCGGATTTTTGTTGGTTGTTTTTTTAGATATCCAAAAATTTATTATTACTAAACGGGAATACGAACTCATTAAAAAGCGAATATCAGATGTCTCAAAAGAAACCAAGCAATTAGAAAAAGAGCGAAATAAAATATATAGACAATCCTCAGTATTGAAAAGCAAACAATTATTGTTGATTGAAGCCAATAAAAACCTGATTGAAAAAATATTTAATCTCACAAATACCAATTTAATAATCTCGGAAAAAATCAACGAACTTGTTGGCAAAGAATTTTATATTCTTGTTGATACACAAGAAAATGTTTTATATCTAAAACAACAAGGTCAGATATTACACATCGTAAAATGTTCCGTTGGTAAAGGTGGTATTCTTACAGATAAGAAAACAAAAAGAAAATGGGAGTTCTCAACACCGAAAGGGATTTTTATTATCAAAAGTAAGGTTGAAAATCCTATATGGTTTAAACCGGATTGGGCGTTTGTTGAAGAAAAAAAAGAGATTCCATTACCGGGGGCGCCTGAACGAAAAGTTAAAGGTGAACTTGGAAAATATGCGATGGATTTGGGTTTTGGGTATAAAATACACGGCACACTAAAAGAAGAATTTTTAGGCAGGGCTGTTTCACACGGCTGTGTCCGACTCGGTGCAGATGATTTAGAATACATTTACAAAATAGCAAAAATTAATAAGACGACAATTTATGTCTACTAACTTTTTGAAGATAATAATCAGAATATTATTCTTGTCTGTTGTAATCGTTTCCGTCCTCATTCATATAAAACTGCCATACTATACAAATGCACTGGAAAATGAAATTGGTGAGTTAAAAAAACATCTTTTACTGCATATAAACCAAAAAAAATATATGTGGACATTAAAACAATCCGCAATTGGCGACGCAGAAGTAATCAAGCAGGAGATGATTCCACAACTTGAATCTGAGAAAAAAGCGCTGACAGAACAGCATAAAAATCTGAAAAAAGAGAATCGTCTACTTTCAGG encodes the following:
- a CDS encoding L,D-transpeptidase: MKKRIKNWIIFVFILTFFGFLLVVFLDIQKFIITKREYELIKKRISDVSKETKQLEKERNKIYRQSSVLKSKQLLLIEANKNLIEKIFNLTNTNLIISEKINELVGKEFYILVDTQENVLYLKQQGQILHIVKCSVGKGGILTDKKTKRKWEFSTPKGIFIIKSKVENPIWFKPDWAFVEEKKEIPLPGAPERKVKGELGKYAMDLGFGYKIHGTLKEEFLGRAVSHGCVRLGADDLEYIYKIAKINKTTIYVY
- a CDS encoding ABC transporter ATP-binding protein, with amino-acid sequence METILSIENLSVEYTIGKKIIPVVRDVSFTVDKNDSIAIVGESGCGKTTIALSILNLLPKEAKITAGKVFFYNQQILQSGTKQLQKIRGKKIGFIFQDPLSSLNPVIKIGEQLRETLKIHGAVSTDAEIEKLLKMVQLDNPERIINSYPHQLSGGMRQRVMIAQALVPSPEILIADEPTTALDTTIQKEILELIKKLRSELNLTVLFITHNFAIASDICNRIIVIYAGEIVEAGTTTEILKYPEHPYTKALLSAIPKRAIKQTRFTTIAGSVSDLIMFPQGCKFQTRCPKKIEKCIIEQPQLKPKGTKLLRCFNL